The Rhodocytophaga rosea genome has a segment encoding these proteins:
- a CDS encoding Na+/H+ antiporter, producing the protein MRDIEIIIVLLAVITALAQVTDKVKIPYPILLVLAGIAIGLIPGLPHVELSPEVVFLIFLPPLLYSAAWYTSWPDFKAAKRPITLLAIGCVLFTTTAVAVVAHYFIPGFSWPVAFVLGAIISPPDAVAATSATKGLGVPRRVITVLEGESLVNDATGLIAFRYAVAAVTTGQFILWEASLQFVWVAVVGVLIGLLIGWVVVWVHKITPNNPIVDTSLTLLTPFISYLIAEELHVSGVLAVVTTGLFITVRSSEIFSHQSRMQAVAVWNSIIFLLNGVVFTLIGLQLPSIVEGISQYSWGTLIGYGAIISLAVIVGRLIWVYPGAYFPRLLSWKVRQQEPETNIKLVSIVAWTGMRGVVSLAAALSLPLTIDGTTPFPERNLILFLTFCVILSTLVLQGLSLPFLVRWLGIKPDGSAHTEELDARMKIATAAITYIEENFSYGVVTDEVLAQIKTKYEIRISRLMKQKGTKAKPRIDEEQIIQFHSLQHELINIERTLVIGLRKEGKISDEVLRRLEYELDLEEARVVLEKDAS; encoded by the coding sequence ATTCCTTACCCCATTCTTCTGGTATTAGCCGGCATTGCAATTGGCCTGATTCCGGGTTTACCTCATGTAGAACTAAGTCCGGAAGTGGTATTTCTCATTTTTCTGCCGCCATTGTTATACTCAGCCGCCTGGTATACCTCCTGGCCTGATTTCAAAGCCGCCAAACGTCCGATTACTCTTCTTGCTATAGGCTGTGTGCTTTTTACTACAACCGCAGTTGCTGTGGTGGCGCATTATTTTATTCCGGGATTTTCGTGGCCGGTGGCTTTTGTATTGGGCGCCATTATTTCGCCGCCAGATGCCGTAGCAGCAACCAGCGCCACCAAAGGCCTGGGCGTTCCCAGAAGGGTGATCACCGTACTGGAAGGGGAAAGCCTGGTAAATGATGCCACAGGCCTGATTGCCTTCCGCTATGCGGTAGCGGCTGTTACTACCGGACAGTTTATCTTATGGGAAGCCAGTTTGCAATTTGTGTGGGTAGCAGTTGTAGGTGTGCTGATAGGCTTACTTATAGGATGGGTAGTGGTATGGGTGCATAAAATAACACCTAATAACCCCATTGTAGATACCAGTCTTACTTTGCTTACACCTTTTATCTCTTACCTGATCGCCGAAGAACTGCATGTATCGGGTGTGCTGGCAGTGGTAACTACAGGATTGTTTATTACCGTACGGTCTTCTGAAATATTTTCTCACCAAAGCCGTATGCAGGCAGTAGCGGTATGGAATTCTATCATTTTTCTGCTGAATGGCGTTGTATTCACGCTGATAGGACTTCAGTTGCCTTCCATTGTAGAAGGTATTAGTCAATATTCCTGGGGAACGCTCATTGGGTATGGTGCCATCATCAGCCTGGCTGTAATTGTAGGAAGATTAATCTGGGTATATCCCGGCGCTTATTTTCCAAGGCTACTGAGTTGGAAAGTCCGGCAGCAGGAACCGGAAACCAATATTAAACTGGTAAGCATCGTGGCCTGGACAGGCATGCGGGGAGTAGTATCTCTGGCAGCAGCTTTATCTTTGCCTTTAACCATAGATGGCACCACTCCTTTTCCGGAACGGAACCTGATTCTTTTTCTGACTTTTTGTGTAATTCTCTCTACACTCGTTTTGCAGGGATTAAGTTTGCCCTTCCTGGTCCGCTGGCTGGGTATCAAACCAGATGGAAGTGCCCATACAGAAGAACTGGATGCCAGGATGAAAATCGCTACAGCGGCCATTACCTATATCGAAGAAAACTTTTCCTACGGCGTTGTAACCGATGAAGTGCTGGCACAGATCAAAACCAAATATGAAATCCGGATTTCGCGGCTTATGAAGCAGAAGGGTACCAAAGCCAAACCACGCATTGATGAAGAACAAATTATCCAGTTCCATAGCCTGCAACATGAACTCATTAATATAGAACGTACTCTGGTGATCGGACTCCGGAAAGAAGGTAAGATCAGCGATGAAGTACTGCGACGCCTGGAGTATGAACTTGACCTGGAAGAAGCCAGAGTGGTTCTGGAAAAAGATGCCAGTTAA
- a CDS encoding TolC family protein has translation MIKNTFISLLLLPALSFAQEANRTDTLTIEKAVGIALENNYTIRIAEREKQISANDYRLGVAAFLPTLGLDGIRSYSINDTKQVSFNGDVREVDNARSNRISGSVLFNWTVFDGTRMFIAYDQLKELRNAGEEIAKVNIENSIATVSNSYYNIIQQQEKVSAFTDALNISQQRLDLAKAQYEVGSGSKLNYLAAQVDYNTDKSALIQQERLLTNAKVSLNEILGRTSEADFIVSDTIIVDENLELTALRESTIQRNPNLLLAQRNRNIAYLETKALKAERFPRLSLTGDYTYSRAEAAVGFALSNRNAGYTYGARVTMNILNGLDQNRRIQNAKIQREVTDIRIDELKVQLEADLQRAYTDYQNSLNLIALEKENLAIARQNIDIALERYKLGVSTPLELREVQRNAVNTESRLIDAEYAGKLAEIELLRLSSRIIQ, from the coding sequence ATGATAAAAAATACTTTTATCAGTCTGCTGCTTTTGCCTGCACTTTCCTTTGCGCAGGAAGCAAATAGAACAGATACATTAACGATTGAAAAAGCAGTAGGAATCGCCCTGGAAAATAATTACACTATTAGAATTGCTGAGCGTGAAAAACAAATTTCCGCCAATGACTACCGGCTGGGGGTAGCTGCTTTTTTGCCAACCCTGGGTTTAGATGGAATCCGGAGTTATTCTATAAATGATACCAAGCAAGTATCTTTTAATGGAGATGTTAGGGAAGTAGATAATGCCAGATCAAACCGTATATCTGGTTCTGTATTGTTCAACTGGACTGTTTTTGACGGTACCAGAATGTTTATTGCCTATGACCAGCTGAAGGAATTACGCAATGCCGGTGAAGAAATAGCCAAAGTAAATATCGAAAATTCTATTGCCACAGTAAGTAATTCCTATTATAATATTATTCAGCAACAGGAAAAAGTAAGTGCATTTACCGATGCCCTCAATATTTCCCAGCAGCGGCTCGACTTAGCCAAAGCACAGTATGAAGTGGGTTCAGGCTCCAAATTGAATTACCTGGCTGCCCAGGTCGATTATAATACCGATAAATCTGCCTTAATCCAGCAAGAGCGTTTATTGACAAATGCCAAAGTAAGCTTGAATGAAATATTGGGTAGAACTTCTGAGGCAGATTTTATAGTATCAGATACAATTATTGTAGATGAGAATTTGGAACTGACTGCTCTGCGTGAGTCTACCATTCAACGCAACCCAAATCTGCTTTTAGCCCAGCGGAACCGCAATATCGCTTACCTGGAAACGAAAGCTTTAAAAGCAGAACGCTTTCCAAGGCTGAGTTTAACTGGCGATTATACTTATAGCCGGGCTGAAGCGGCTGTAGGTTTTGCCTTGAGTAACAGGAACGCAGGATATACCTATGGAGCCAGAGTAACCATGAATATATTAAACGGATTAGACCAGAACCGCCGTATCCAGAATGCCAAAATTCAGCGGGAAGTTACAGATATCAGAATTGATGAGCTGAAAGTACAACTGGAGGCAGACCTACAGCGGGCATACACCGACTACCAGAACAGCCTCAATCTGATCGCCCTGGAAAAGGAAAACCTGGCCATTGCCCGGCAGAATATCGATATTGCCCTGGAACGCTATAAACTGGGTGTATCTACCCCGCTCGAACTCCGGGAGGTACAACGGAATGCCGTAAATACAGAAAGCCGCCTGATCGATGCAGAATATGCCGGGAAACTGGCCGAAATTGAGTTACTGCGCCTGAGCAGCCGGATTATTCAGTAA
- a CDS encoding potassium/proton antiporter — translation MVVQIELILLGLALLFFLSILAGKAGHRFGVPALLLFLSVGMLSGSDGLGIQFENIQVAQTIGTIALCVILFSGGMDTKISEIRPIIPQGIVLATFGVFLTAIITGIVIWWVLGWTMQGAGVGFLTSLLLASTMSSTDSASVFSILRSKGVQLKNNLRPMLELESGSNDPMAYVLVITLIEIIKMEGATNYWMAAGMLVVQLVIGAAAGFLLGKLAVRTINRLQIENGSLYPILVFTFCIFIFSFTYFIKGNGYLAVYIGGLVIGNSKFVHKRSSLNFFDGLAWMSQLLMFLTLGLLVNPRELVPIAIPGLIISFLMIFVTRPLSVFLSLLPFRHMPFKDKLFVSWVGLRGAVPIIFAILPLVENVPHARLIFNIVFFCTLVSLVVQGTSLSQMAAWLGLAAKPNQIKALKNFDVEFSDEIKSVTTEIKINAQSLIKGNHLMDLELPDKTLVVMVKRDENYFIPTGKTVLQEKDILLIITDDHDVLMETYKNLGVADNL, via the coding sequence ATGGTTGTACAAATTGAATTAATTCTATTAGGCTTAGCTCTCCTTTTCTTTCTGAGTATTTTGGCTGGAAAAGCTGGTCATAGGTTTGGCGTACCTGCCTTACTATTGTTTCTATCTGTGGGTATGCTAAGTGGCAGTGATGGATTGGGTATTCAATTTGAAAATATTCAGGTGGCACAGACTATAGGAACAATAGCACTCTGTGTGATACTTTTTTCAGGAGGGATGGATACCAAGATTTCTGAAATACGCCCGATAATTCCTCAGGGGATCGTTTTAGCGACTTTCGGTGTCTTTTTAACAGCAATCATTACTGGTATTGTTATATGGTGGGTGCTAGGGTGGACCATGCAAGGAGCAGGTGTTGGATTTTTAACTTCTCTGTTGCTGGCATCAACCATGTCATCTACAGACTCCGCCTCGGTATTTTCTATTCTGCGCTCTAAAGGAGTGCAACTGAAAAATAACCTCCGGCCTATGCTGGAACTTGAAAGTGGTAGTAACGACCCTATGGCATACGTGCTTGTTATTACCCTGATAGAAATTATTAAAATGGAAGGCGCCACAAACTATTGGATGGCTGCGGGGATGTTGGTGGTGCAACTTGTAATTGGAGCAGCTGCAGGTTTTTTATTGGGAAAACTGGCCGTCCGCACAATCAACCGTTTGCAAATTGAAAATGGCTCTCTTTATCCCATCCTGGTTTTTACTTTCTGCATTTTCATCTTTTCATTTACCTATTTTATCAAAGGTAACGGGTATCTGGCTGTTTACATAGGTGGACTGGTGATTGGCAATTCCAAATTTGTGCATAAGCGTTCCTCCCTTAATTTTTTTGATGGCCTGGCCTGGATGAGCCAGTTATTAATGTTCCTGACATTAGGATTGCTTGTTAACCCTCGTGAATTAGTTCCAATTGCTATACCTGGGCTCATTATTAGTTTTTTAATGATATTTGTAACACGTCCGCTTAGTGTTTTTCTTAGTTTATTGCCTTTCCGTCATATGCCGTTTAAGGATAAACTCTTTGTGTCGTGGGTAGGTCTCCGAGGGGCTGTTCCCATCATTTTTGCTATACTCCCGCTTGTTGAAAATGTGCCTCATGCGCGCTTAATCTTCAATATCGTTTTTTTCTGTACACTTGTTTCCTTGGTAGTTCAAGGAACTTCCCTTTCACAAATGGCGGCCTGGCTTGGCCTGGCTGCTAAGCCAAACCAAATAAAAGCATTGAAAAATTTTGATGTGGAGTTTTCTGACGAAATAAAATCTGTTACTACTGAAATCAAAATTAATGCTCAATCACTAATTAAAGGAAATCATCTGATGGACCTGGAACTACCCGATAAAACTCTGGTTGTAATGGTGAAACGGGATGAAAATTATTTTATTCCAACTGGAAAAACGGTTTTACAGGAAAAGGACATTCTTTTAATTATAACAGATGACCATGATGTTTTAATGGAAACATATAAAAATCTGGGCGTTGCTGATAATTTGTAA
- the pyrH gene encoding UMP kinase has product MKYKRILLKLSGEALSGNKGYGIDPKILMQYSGEIKRVMDAGTQVAIVIGGGNIFRGTDAAAAGIDRVQGDYMGMLATVINAMALQGALEKVGLFTRLMSGIKMEQVCEPFIRRRAVRHLEKGRVVIFGAGIGNPYFTTDSTASLRAIEIEADVVLKGTRVDGVYTADPEKDPTATRYTRISFEEVYQMGLNVMDMTAFTLCKENNLPIIVFDMNKAGNLYRLIQGDDDIGTLISMN; this is encoded by the coding sequence ATGAAGTACAAAAGAATTCTTCTCAAATTAAGTGGCGAAGCGCTCAGCGGTAATAAAGGGTATGGAATAGATCCTAAAATTTTAATGCAATATTCCGGAGAGATCAAACGGGTGATGGATGCAGGAACGCAGGTAGCCATTGTAATAGGTGGAGGAAATATTTTCAGAGGTACAGATGCGGCAGCTGCTGGCATCGACCGGGTACAAGGGGATTATATGGGAATGCTGGCTACCGTAATTAATGCGATGGCTTTGCAGGGGGCATTGGAGAAAGTAGGACTGTTTACAAGACTGATGTCTGGTATTAAAATGGAACAGGTATGTGAGCCATTCATTCGCCGCCGGGCGGTTCGTCACCTGGAAAAAGGCAGGGTTGTAATTTTTGGAGCCGGTATTGGTAACCCTTATTTTACTACCGATTCTACAGCAAGTCTGCGGGCCATTGAGATTGAAGCCGATGTAGTACTAAAAGGCACCAGGGTAGACGGCGTGTATACTGCCGACCCGGAAAAAGATCCAACAGCCACCAGGTATACCAGAATTTCTTTTGAAGAAGTTTACCAGATGGGCCTGAATGTAATGGACATGACCGCCTTTACGCTTTGTAAGGAAAATAACCTGCCAATTATTGTGTTTGATATGAATAAAGCAGGTAATTTATATCGTCTTATACAGGGAGATGATGATATAGGTACCCTGATTTCTATGAACTAA
- the frr gene encoding ribosome recycling factor: MEEIQLFLEDAKDSMEKTVKHTSAELNKIRAGKAMPSMLDGLSVEYYGTMTPLNQVATVNTPDARTILIKPFEKKMIGEINKAINNSDLKLTPQLDGDMVRLNIPPLTEERRRELVKKVKNEIETGKVGIRNIRKDTNESLRKLLKEGASEDEVKRAEDKVQDLTNSYIAKIDVLMTNKEAEIMTV; the protein is encoded by the coding sequence ATGGAAGAAATACAATTATTCTTGGAAGATGCCAAAGACTCAATGGAAAAAACGGTAAAGCATACTAGTGCTGAACTCAATAAGATCCGTGCCGGCAAAGCGATGCCTTCTATGCTGGATGGCTTGTCAGTCGAATACTACGGAACCATGACGCCCCTCAATCAGGTGGCTACGGTAAATACGCCCGATGCCCGTACGATTTTGATTAAACCTTTTGAAAAGAAAATGATCGGGGAAATTAATAAAGCTATCAATAACAGTGACCTGAAACTGACTCCCCAACTGGATGGTGATATGGTACGCCTCAACATTCCGCCTTTAACAGAAGAACGCAGACGGGAACTGGTGAAAAAAGTAAAGAATGAAATAGAAACCGGAAAAGTAGGCATCCGTAATATCCGTAAAGATACCAATGAATCGCTGAGGAAACTTCTGAAAGAGGGCGCTTCAGAAGATGAAGTAAAACGGGCTGAAGACAAAGTGCAGGACCTGACCAATAGCTATATTGCCAAAATAGATGTACTGATGACTAATAAAGAAGCGGAAATCATGACGGTGTAA